Below is a window of Abyssisolibacter fermentans DNA.
AGAATAATAGGACTGATAGTGAAGTTAATTTTATGTTAGATATAACACCATATTACTATCAAAAGCAGATACTAGAACAACTTCAGGCAGAAAGAGAAATATTTAGTAGAAATAAGAATTTAATAGTAGCAGCAACAGGAGTAGGTAAAACAGTAATATCGGCTTTCGATTATAAAAGATTTGTGAGAGATAATCAAAGTAAAAGATTATTATTTGTAGCACATAGAGAAGAAATATTGAAGCAAAGTAGAGATACTTTTAGAGCAATACTTAAAGATGGAAATTTTGGGGATATGTTTGTTGGACAGAATAAACCTAGTTCATTAGACCACTTATTTATCAGTATACAGAGTTTTAATAGTTCGAAGCTATATGACAAGACTACATCAGATTATTATGATTTTATAATAGTAGACGAATTTCATCATGCAGCTGCACCATCGTATAAAAAATTGTTAGAGTATTATAAGCCAAAGATATTATTGGGACTTACAGCTACACCAGAGAGGATGGATAACAAGGATATACAAAAATATTTTGATAATAAAATAGCAGCAGAAATAAGATTGACAGAAGCAATAGACAGAAAACTTCTATGCCCATTTCAATATTTTAGTGTAGCTGATAATGTCGATTTATCAAAGTTGAAATTTGGAAGGAAAGGTTATGACACAAATGAATTAACTAATCTATATACAGATAATCATATGAGGTCAATACAGATATATAATAGTATTAAAAAGTATGTAACAGATATGAATGAAGTAAAGGCATTATGCTTTTGTGTAAGTATTAAACATGCACAATATATGTCAAACTTCTTCAATAATAAGGGACTTAAATCAATGTATTTAACAGGACAATCATTACCTCAAGAAAGGAAATTAGCAAAGCACAAATTAGAAACTGGAGAAATAAACTATATATGTGTAGTTGATTTATATAATGAAGGTATAGATATTCCAGCAATAAATACAGTTTTATTTTTAAGACCAACAGAGAGTTTAACAGTATTCTTGCAACAGCTTGGTAGAGGTCTTAGACTTCATGAGGGAAAAGAATGTTTAACAGTACTAGATTTTGTGGGACAAGCACATAAAAGTTATAATTTTGAAGAAAAATTTCAAGTATTGTTAGGAAAAACAAAACATTCAGTAAAATATTATATTGAAAACGGGTTTATAAATTTGCCAAAGGGTTGTCATATTCAATTAGAAAAGCAAGCAAAAGAGTATATTTTAAACAATATAAAACAAGCAATTAATACTAAAGCAAAATTGATAAGTATGATGCAAAGTTTTGAAACGGATACAGAGATGAAGCTTACATTAGAGAATTTCTTAAATCATCATCATATATCGGTAGTTGATTTCTATGGAGGAACAGGAAAAAGAAGCTTTTACAGAATGATAGTAGAGAGTGGTTTGTGTGAATGTATTAGTAATGTAGATGAAGAATTGATAGTAAAGAGGTTAAAAAATCTGTTTCATATTAATTCCAGAAGGTTTATTAAATACAGCATAAATTTATTGAGTGATAGTTTAGTTTTTAAAAATGATTTCAATTATCAAGAAGAAAAGTTAATGAAAAATATGCTATATTATACTTTCTATACAAAGCATCCAGCTAAAATGAACTTTGCTTCTATAGAAGAAGGCATAAATAAACTAAAGCAAAATAGAGAAATGAAAGAAGAGATAATAGAAATATTAAAATACAACTACAACAATATACATTTTGTAGATAAAAAAATAGATATAGGTTATGAATGTCCTTTAGATTTACACTGTATGTATACAAGAGATCAAATACTAGCAGGATTAGGAGACTACAACGAAGTTCAAAGTCCAACTCTGCAAGCAGGAGTGAAGTATTTCAAAGAAAGAAATATAGATGCATTTTTCATAACATTGAACAAGAGTGAAAAAGACTTTTCACCATCAACCTTATACGAAGACTATGCAATCAATGAACATTTATTTCACTGGCAAAGCCAGAGTACAACGTCCGTTAACAGTCCAACAGGACAAAGATATATAAATCATAGAAGGTTAGGAAGCAAAGTATTATTATTTGTAAGAGAGTACAAAAACTTGAATAATATAACAGGACCATACACATATCTAGGAACAGCAGAATACGTAAGTCACCAAGGCAACAGACCCATAAGCTTTGTATGGAGATTAAATAATAGTATGCCACCTGAGATGGTTAAGGTGGCTAATAAGAACATATTGTAAGTAATGATTCTTAAATATTAAAAAGCCAGATAAAGATTGTTTATATTAATGGAGGGGAAAAATATGTTTCTAAAAGATTTAAAACAAAAAATGCTTTTACCTAA
It encodes the following:
- a CDS encoding DEAD/DEAH box helicase; protein product: MKEGIYEEVISKELNSRLYELKDMYIDKDKIDVEEAKTVLSKYVSEVIKRGLSYIRDNKTKTNLNEKEILLKQIKACNEIIDKLSMISNEQSLKEYEISEEAEILTALYSKINSIRSINNKQRPVRPTTSLSQCSLFTGASKEPSLISEFKKEILSCDSIDMLVSFIKWSGIRLIYDELKELTKRNDTKVRIITTSYMGATDFKAILELSKLKNVEIKISYDIKRTRLHAKAYMFKRETGFTTAYIGSSNLSNPAVTSGLEWNMKVTEKDSFDIIKKFGATFESYWNDGEFIGFSGKDENDKEKLRQALKKNNRTDSEVNFMLDITPYYYQKQILEQLQAEREIFSRNKNLIVAATGVGKTVISAFDYKRFVRDNQSKRLLFVAHREEILKQSRDTFRAILKDGNFGDMFVGQNKPSSLDHLFISIQSFNSSKLYDKTTSDYYDFIIVDEFHHAAAPSYKKLLEYYKPKILLGLTATPERMDNKDIQKYFDNKIAAEIRLTEAIDRKLLCPFQYFSVADNVDLSKLKFGRKGYDTNELTNLYTDNHMRSIQIYNSIKKYVTDMNEVKALCFCVSIKHAQYMSNFFNNKGLKSMYLTGQSLPQERKLAKHKLETGEINYICVVDLYNEGIDIPAINTVLFLRPTESLTVFLQQLGRGLRLHEGKECLTVLDFVGQAHKSYNFEEKFQVLLGKTKHSVKYYIENGFINLPKGCHIQLEKQAKEYILNNIKQAINTKAKLISMMQSFETDTEMKLTLENFLNHHHISVVDFYGGTGKRSFYRMIVESGLCECISNVDEELIVKRLKNLFHINSRRFIKYSINLLSDSLVFKNDFNYQEEKLMKNMLYYTFYTKHPAKMNFASIEEGINKLKQNREMKEEIIEILKYNYNNIHFVDKKIDIGYECPLDLHCMYTRDQILAGLGDYNEVQSPTLQAGVKYFKERNIDAFFITLNKSEKDFSPSTLYEDYAINEHLFHWQSQSTTSVNSPTGQRYINHRRLGSKVLLFVREYKNLNNITGPYTYLGTAEYVSHQGNRPISFVWRLNNSMPPEMVKVANKNIL